In Lentilitoribacter sp. Alg239-R112, the genomic stretch ATTGTCCGCGAACGATTAACTGGTGCTAAACCACCTGCAAGTGCTGGTCCTGTTGCTGACCTTTGGCGTGATTGGGTTGAAGAAAAAGCTGGTGGGCAGCTTGATCAACTTATTGAGAATATGGATGAACAATCTGATTTTGCGCATGTTGTGCGTGATATGCTCGTCTCTATGGATGTTGCCGAAGAATATGAAGGTGACGATGCGCCGCCGGAAGATAATGAGAGTTCATCTGAAGAAGAGCAGCCTCGCTCCGAAGAAGAAACATCAGAAGAGATGGAAGAAGATGCAGGTTCTGAATCGGCACCCGCAGAAGATAGTGAATCTGCTGATGATCAGATGGATGAAGGCGAACAGGATGGCGCTGAACTTTCCGATGATGACTTCACTGACGATGGTGATGAAGAAGCAGAAACACCGGGCGAAACCAAACAACCTGATATACCATTTGCAGCACTGAATGAAAAACTGGATTATCGCATTTTCACGCCTGAGTTCGATGAAGTTATCAAAGCAGAAGAACTTTGCGATGAAGAAGAACTTGATCGGTTACGCGGTTTTCTTGACAAACAGCTGGCAAATTTATCCGGTGCTGTGAGCCGATTGGCAAACCGCTTGCAACGTCGCTTAATGGCGCAGCAAAATCGTGCCTGGGATTTTGATCTTGAGGAAGGCCATTTGGATACGGCGCGCTTACCTCGCATTGTTATCGATCCGACACAATCTTTGTCATTTAAACGCGAGCGCGATACGAAATTCCGCGATACGGTGGTTACGCTTCTTATCGATAATTCAGGTTCTATGCGCGGGCGCCCCATCACAGTTGCTGCTACATGTGCTGATATTCTTGCGAGAACACTTGAGCGCAGCGGTGTGAAAGTTGAAATTCTAGGCTTTACAACAAAAGCCTGGAAGGGCGGTCAAGCACGTGAAAAATGGCTCGGCGATGGCAAACAGCCAGACCCTGGTCGTTTGAATGATCTCCGCCATATCATTTATAAATCCGGTGATGTGCCATTGCGTCGTGCGCGGCGAAACCTTGGTTTAATGATGCGTGAAGGCTTACTTAAAGAAAATATCGATGGTGAAGCTCTTATATGGGCTCATAACCGTCTTCTCGCACGTAGTGAGCAGCGTCGTATCATGATGGTGATATCTGATGGTGCTCCGGTGGATGATTCAACGCTTTCCGTGAATAGTGGAAACTATCTAGAGCGTCATTTGCGCGGTGTTATTGAAGAGATTGAAACAAAGTCTCCAGTTGAACTTCTAGCGATCGGTATTGGCCACGATGTGACCCGTTACTATCGTCGCGCTGTAACGATTGTTGACGCGGAAGAATTAGCTGGTGCTATGACTGACCAATTGGCTGAACTGTTTGCGGAAGAACCTAATTTGGGTCGTCGTTCTGGCCGTGTTATGAGAGCAAGCTAGATGCGGATGAGGCGACTAGCGGCACCCATTCTTTTGTCTTTCTTTTGTCTTATTCCCTGCGCCAATGCCGATATTGTGAAGGTCGACGTGAATACGCGTTTGATCGAAAACTTCAAAGTCGGTTCAGATGAAGATGTCTTTGGTCATTTGCAATTTCTTGGTGGTCTTGAGTTGTCTTCTGATAATGATTTGCTTGGTGCCATGTCAGCTATTCGATTAACCGCTGATCGCTCAACCTTCATCGGCGTAGCGGATACTGGTCATTGGTATGGTGGTAACATTAAACGCGATGATAATGGTCGATTGTCAGGTATAGCTTCGTTTGAAATAGCACCCATGCTTAATGAAGAAGGGAAATATTCAACCGCGAAGTGGAACCTTGATGCCGAAGGCTTAGTTATAAAGGATGAGTATATTTATGTTAGTTTTGAACGTAACTCGCGGATTGAAGGCTACAAGCTAGCAAACCCAATGCAATCGGCTGCTGTTAAGTCTTTGCCTGTGCAAATACCGAAACGAGAATTCAGAAGAAATGGCGGACTAGAGGCCATTGCGAAATCACAAGTTGATAGCCCGCTAGAAGGTGCTATCGTTGCGTTTTCTGAGCGGAGTGTGAATACTGAAGGTGATCTATTTGCTGCCATTATTGATGGTACTGAGCCGGGTGTGTTCTTTGTGAAACGAAACCCACCCTATAATATCACAGATGCTGATTTCTTACCTAATGGTGACCTACTTCTGCTTGAACGTCGATTTAGCATCGCTCGCGGTATAGGTATGCGTATTCGCCGAATTGATGTATCGACAATCAAAAAAGACGCGACAGTTGACGGGGATATACTAATCGATGTTGGTTCTGGTTATCAGATTGACAATATGGAGGGAATGTCTGTAACGACGAATGATCAAGGTGAGGTTTTTATCACCCTGATTTCAGACGACAATCATTCGTTCCTGCAGCGAAACCTAATGCTTGAGTTTAAGCTTCTACAGCAATAATAAATTACGCGGCAGCGGTTGTTTTGCCACCAGTTAAATAAGGTAGTGCTGCACCATAAGGGATTAGCATTACTAAGCCCACAATCAGTTTCACACCAAGGTCACCCATTGCCCACGAAATCCAACGTGGAGCCTCCATAGCAAAAAGACCTAAGAGTGGTGCATTTTCTAGAACAAATGTATCTTCAAATCCTAAGAAACCAAATCCAGCTGAAAATGCGATAGCAAAGAATAGAACCGTGTCGATAATCGAGCCGATGATGGAAGATATAAGCGGTGCGTGCCACCAAGTTGATTTACGAAGGCTATTGAAAATTGAAACATCAAGTAGTTGAGCAATTAAAAAAGCAGAACCTGATGCAATAGCGATACGCGGTGTCGCAAGCCAGATTGAAAGGCCAACAGCAATTAGAAAACCAACGGCAACAACTATACGAGCAGATTTGGTACCAAATTTCCGATTGGTCATATCTGTGATCAAAAAGGCTATTGGGTAGGTAAATGCGCCCCATGTCAGAAGATCAGCTAGGTTATAATCACTGATAGTGTAATTGACTGGAAATTGGACGAGATAATTTGAGGCAACAATGATGAATGCCATCAAAAAAATAAACGGAGAAATAGATTTTACATTTAGCATTTTTTTATCCTGGGTGATGCCACCAGTTAAAATAAAGGCAGGCCTTGAAGGAGCCTGCCCAGCGAAACTGAATTTGAAGCTAGACTAAGCTGCAGCTTCAGCTAGTTTTTTTGAAAGTTGCTTTTTGATCAAACGTGCACGTGTTGATAAATCACGGTCGTTTGCTTTCGCCAAAAATGCATCCAAACCACCACGATGCTCAACAGAGCGAAGCGCGTTAGCAGAAATACGCATACGAAAGCGCTGATTTAGAGCTTCTGACATCAAAGTCACGTTGCAAAGATTTGGCAAAAACTTGCGCTTTGATTTATTGTTGGCGTGGCTAACATTGTTACCAGATTGAACGCCTTTTGCAGTTAGTTCGCATGTACGAGACATTATAACACCTATTTATACTAGGCCATTCCCACGTAGAAAATCGCGCGATTTGCGCGCCTAACCAGTAGAGACCTTTTGGAAAGTTGCGGTTTCATAGTCATAATCTGAGAAAACGTCAAGTAATTTGATGGCGTCAGACTGACGAAATGTTACAATGTGACTAATAATAGACATAATCTTACAATATCACAATTTTGTTGGGACTTTCCAATCGGTTTTCCGGCCAGCCAGTTTTCCGATTTGGACTTTAAGAAATGAAGAAAATGAAATTAAAGAACCTTTTCGTTTTTACGGCGCTTTCATGCGTATTCACGACTGCTGCGTTACCAAGTGTTGCTGCAGCTAAAACCGCAAACTCGTCTTATAAGCTTGTTATTCATGGAATTACGCTGGCAAAGCTAAATTTCAAAACCGAAATTAGTGGTGAGACATTCAAAACATCTGGCAGCATAAAATCGTCATCGTTAGCCGATATTGTAGCAAAAATTCGAGGTGAAACGACCGTTACTGGTAAAGTTACGCCGCATATGTTTCGCGCTGATCAATATAAAATAAACTATACATCAGGTGATGAGAAGCGCGCTTTCGATGTGCTTTACAATGAAAATGGTAAAGTCACACAAAGTAAAATTTCACCTGAACCCAAAAGCCGCCCTTCTGACTGGGTAAAGCTTAAGGATGCTGATCTTCTGTCTGTGGTGGATCCAATTACGAGCCTAACTTTGCCTTATAAAGGGCCTAAATCACCAGTTTGCGGTCGTACAGTTTCGATATTTGACGGCGAAACTCTTGTTGATCTTAAATTGAAGTTCATTGGCCATGCTCGTTATAAAACAAAGGGTTTTAGGGGGCGTGTGGTTAAATGTCAGGTTACATTTACGCCTAAAGGTGGCTATCGGGCCAATCATGATTCGGTTAAATATTTGCAACAGGCAAAAGGTATGGAAGTTTGGTTTGGGGTTAATAAGCACATGAATGCTCATGTTCCAATGTTTGCA encodes the following:
- a CDS encoding queuosine precursor transporter, whose translation is MLNVKSISPFIFLMAFIIVASNYLVQFPVNYTISDYNLADLLTWGAFTYPIAFLITDMTNRKFGTKSARIVVAVGFLIAVGLSIWLATPRIAIASGSAFLIAQLLDVSIFNSLRKSTWWHAPLISSIIGSIIDTVLFFAIAFSAGFGFLGFEDTFVLENAPLLGLFAMEAPRWISWAMGDLGVKLIVGLVMLIPYGAALPYLTGGKTTAAA
- a CDS encoding esterase-like activity of phytase family protein, which gives rise to MRMRRLAAPILLSFFCLIPCANADIVKVDVNTRLIENFKVGSDEDVFGHLQFLGGLELSSDNDLLGAMSAIRLTADRSTFIGVADTGHWYGGNIKRDDNGRLSGIASFEIAPMLNEEGKYSTAKWNLDAEGLVIKDEYIYVSFERNSRIEGYKLANPMQSAAVKSLPVQIPKREFRRNGGLEAIAKSQVDSPLEGAIVAFSERSVNTEGDLFAAIIDGTEPGVFFVKRNPPYNITDADFLPNGDLLLLERRFSIARGIGMRIRRIDVSTIKKDATVDGDILIDVGSGYQIDNMEGMSVTTNDQGEVFITLISDDNHSFLQRNLMLEFKLLQQ
- a CDS encoding DUF3108 domain-containing protein; amino-acid sequence: MKKMKLKNLFVFTALSCVFTTAALPSVAAAKTANSSYKLVIHGITLAKLNFKTEISGETFKTSGSIKSSSLADIVAKIRGETTVTGKVTPHMFRADQYKINYTSGDEKRAFDVLYNENGKVTQSKISPEPKSRPSDWVKLKDADLLSVVDPITSLTLPYKGPKSPVCGRTVSIFDGETLVDLKLKFIGHARYKTKGFRGRVVKCQVTFTPKGGYRANHDSVKYLQQAKGMEVWFGVNKHMNAHVPMFAKIPTKIGDVRVSATEIGS
- the rpmB gene encoding 50S ribosomal protein L28; the protein is MSRTCELTAKGVQSGNNVSHANNKSKRKFLPNLCNVTLMSEALNQRFRMRISANALRSVEHRGGLDAFLAKANDRDLSTRARLIKKQLSKKLAEAAA
- the cobT gene encoding cobaltochelatase subunit CobT, translating into MAAGRGDNRKNNPPGQIDAEPIKRSIAGCVRALSGDKELEVIFTKDPPGTAVGTIRLPELPKRPSLKDLSIVRGLGDSFALKQACHNEKVHMKMTPEGADARAIFDAVERARVDAIGSTKYSGVAKNLTAMLEDRYEKQNYTTIQNRESAPLEEALALIVRERLTGAKPPASAGPVADLWRDWVEEKAGGQLDQLIENMDEQSDFAHVVRDMLVSMDVAEEYEGDDAPPEDNESSSEEEQPRSEEETSEEMEEDAGSESAPAEDSESADDQMDEGEQDGAELSDDDFTDDGDEEAETPGETKQPDIPFAALNEKLDYRIFTPEFDEVIKAEELCDEEELDRLRGFLDKQLANLSGAVSRLANRLQRRLMAQQNRAWDFDLEEGHLDTARLPRIVIDPTQSLSFKRERDTKFRDTVVTLLIDNSGSMRGRPITVAATCADILARTLERSGVKVEILGFTTKAWKGGQAREKWLGDGKQPDPGRLNDLRHIIYKSGDVPLRRARRNLGLMMREGLLKENIDGEALIWAHNRLLARSEQRRIMMVISDGAPVDDSTLSVNSGNYLERHLRGVIEEIETKSPVELLAIGIGHDVTRYYRRAVTIVDAEELAGAMTDQLAELFAEEPNLGRRSGRVMRAS